CGGTAGACGCTGCGGTAGGGGTCGCGATCGATGTGGCTCGACAGACCCAGCCCGGCCGGGTCCCAACGCACCGCCTGCGAACCGGCCGACGCAATGCGACGCGACAGTTCCACCCACTCGCGGGCGGGCCCCACATGCAGATCCTTTGCCGCCACGTGAAATATCACCGTTTTGACCGGTGCGAGAAAGCGGCGGCGCGGCAACGTGCGGATGGCGAACAGGCCAGCTAGCCCGATTCGTTCGATCCTCTCGACCACGTCGGCCCCGCACGGACCCTCGGCCGGCATGGTGGCCGTCGAAAGATATTGCGGCACAGCGCGGTCGGTACCCGCCGGGCACTTATCGTCGAGCCACTCGGCGACCGACTGCACCGCAGCCGACGGGATGGGCAGCAACACGTCCCGGGGTCGGGCACAATCCGGCAGGCCAGGAGCGACGATCGCTTCGACTCCGGCGGCACCCGCTAACGCGGTGAGGTGCCGATCGGTTTCGCCGGGCCGATTCACCACAAGCACGTCGCCGAGACCGTAGGCGCCGACGGGATCCCCGGTCATCCGTAGCGCCGCGAATTCCGAAGCGGCCTCTTCGCTGAACCGACCGCCGATGACCGATACCTCGCCGGGTGTCTCGGCCTCGTCGCCGACCGCCAACCGGAACAGCGTGGTGTGTTCGCGGAGGTAGCGCCGCCCGGTGCCGGGGGGATCGAGGTAGACCACCCGTTCGATCCGGTGAGATCGACCGGACCGCAGGGTCCGGCCGAGGTATTCCTGGAGGATCAGACACCCGGCCCGAATCCCGATGGCGCTGAACGACTCCGCGCCGATTCGGCGAAGATACTCTCGAGCGTGACCGACGCTGGCGACCCAGTTGGCCACCGCGTCGTCGCGCACCTGCCGGTAGGCGGAGTCGCCGGTACCCAGGTAGTCGAAGCGCAGCACCGCCAGCCCGCGGCGGGCCAGGTCGTCGGCCAGGTTTCGGTGCAGCCGAGCGCTGTCCATCGCCTCCTTGCCGAGCGAGCCGCACATCAGCACACCGCCGCGAATATCGTTGCCGGCCGGTAGATGCAGCACGCCGAACAACGGCGAATCGGCCGGTCCGAAAAACGTCGGCTGCTCGGTCGTCGTCAGCGCCATGCCCGGCCCCCGCACGCGACGACGACCACGGCCATCGCATGGCAGTCGGCGTGCGATAGCGACACCGACGTGCTGAGCCACCCCTGATGCTGCGCCCGCTCGGCGAGCGAACCGCTCAGCCGAAGCCGCGGCACCGGGCCGTCACGGATGATCTCGATCTCGCGCAACGGGAAGGGCATGTCGGGGTCGGCGAACGCCTTGATGACGGCTTCCTTCGCGGCGAACCGAGCCGCCAGTCCGTGGACGTCGCGGCCTTGGCAGTCGTCGATCTCGCCTGCGGTGAAGACCTTGCGGAGGTAGCGGTCGCCGAACATCGACAGTGAGTCGGCGACGTCGTGGACCGAAAGGACGTCGCATCCGATTCGGACGCGATTGTCGTCGATCGCGTCCGGCAAGGTCGGTAGCAGCATCACACGGACGTCGTGACGAGGCTCTCGATGACCTGCGCGATGTTGTGGACGGATTCGAAGGTGGACTTCTTGAGCACCTCTTCGGGGAACTCGATGTCGAACGCGTCCTCGAGGGCAAGCATCACGTCGACCGACGCATGCGAGGTCAGACCTAGTTTGTACAGGTCCGCCTGAGCGTCCACCTCACGTGCGTCGACCGCCATGCGCCCATGCGCCGCCAAGACTTCACGAACCTGGTTCTGAATCATGCTTACCTCGTCTTTCTGCCATGGCTCTACCGGTGAGCCGGTGTCGGGTCCAACAACGTTGTGCCGTCTGAGGATTTGGCGGGCGGGACGTAACGCCGGGTCTCCTTGAGACGCTTGCGGGCGGCGCGACGGTAGCCGTAGTAGTCCGAGATGTGCGCCGTGCTGCCGTACAACCAATCCAGCGGCTCTCGCATGTTGTCGACGTAGCCGATCGAATACGCACCGCGCTGGTAGCCCATCAACCGGAGTAGCCCCTCCGGCAGCGTGCGGGCGATCTCGGGCGGGCAGGCGAGGTATTGGTTCTCCTCCTGCCGCAGCCATCCGAGCG
This genomic stretch from Mycobacterium paraterrae harbors:
- a CDS encoding alpha/beta hydrolase, which gives rise to MALTTTEQPTFFGPADSPLFGVLHLPAGNDIRGGVLMCGSLGKEAMDSARLHRNLADDLARRGLAVLRFDYLGTGDSAYRQVRDDAVANWVASVGHAREYLRRIGAESFSAIGIRAGCLILQEYLGRTLRSGRSHRIERVVYLDPPGTGRRYLREHTTLFRLAVGDEAETPGEVSVIGGRFSEEAASEFAALRMTGDPVGAYGLGDVLVVNRPGETDRHLTALAGAAGVEAIVAPGLPDCARPRDVLLPIPSAAVQSVAEWLDDKCPAGTDRAVPQYLSTATMPAEGPCGADVVERIERIGLAGLFAIRTLPRRRFLAPVKTVIFHVAAKDLHVGPAREWVELSRRIASAGSQAVRWDPAGLGLSSHIDRDPYRSVYRKDDIADAVAVARHVCPDADELELVGICSGSWYAAHTARILGARSAVLVNQLAWSWRVTSTVLSQWYHRKRALSAASAVDTAECVGSATGSRANHVKANLDPAREAAKNALHQHFPRGLLWLLNWMGLVWLPEAVLTTLARRGTAVTVIVSPEDEERFTAKGGRAAIARLRRSSSCPARVIATPTGDHSANHPAVLAAIREAVLPVTGVTERMTPAAPARTR
- a CDS encoding holo-ACP synthase — translated: MLLPTLPDAIDDNRVRIGCDVLSVHDVADSLSMFGDRYLRKVFTAGEIDDCQGRDVHGLAARFAAKEAVIKAFADPDMPFPLREIEIIRDGPVPRLRLSGSLAERAQHQGWLSTSVSLSHADCHAMAVVVVACGGRAWR
- a CDS encoding acyl carrier protein; this translates as MIQNQVREVLAAHGRMAVDAREVDAQADLYKLGLTSHASVDVMLALEDAFDIEFPEEVLKKSTFESVHNIAQVIESLVTTSV